A single region of the Triticum dicoccoides isolate Atlit2015 ecotype Zavitan chromosome 2B, WEW_v2.0, whole genome shotgun sequence genome encodes:
- the LOC119365451 gene encoding uncharacterized membrane protein At1g16860-like, with protein MGSRFPSHQLSNGLYVSGRPEQPKEKAPTIGSNLMPYTHGDLKKSGEFGKMFDLHADKFRKSGPLGNAPSSNTLFGGAASNSGPVSNAGGRSNYSGSLSSSLPGAGGSARAKSNSGPFNKHREQAKWSSGPQSGGVTPMARQNSGPLPPVLPTTGLITSGPHSSGPLNSSGAPRRKVSGSLDSAASMKVQATSLAHNQAVTTLTTESSFSVKGSISKLVLCGRRGVLGFVNSYPDTDLRTAKGGEYVKVTGVVTCGNFPLQSSFQRIPRCVYTSTRLYEYRGWDSKTANPKHRRFTWGLQTAERFAVDFYISDFQSGLRALVRTGSGARVTPYVDEPVVIDINPENKNMSPEFLRWLRERNLSSDGRKMRLKEGYIKEGSTVSVMGVVQKSGSMLMIVPPPEPVSSGCLWGKCLFPSNLDGLVLRCEDTSDMDVIPV; from the exons ATGGGTTCTAGATTTCCATCACATCAGCTGAGCAATGGCCTGTATGTATCTGGCCGACCTGAGCAACCTAAGGAGAAAGCCCCAACCATTGGCTCCAATTTGATGCCGTACACTCATGGTGACTTGAAGAAATCTGGAGAGTTTGGGAAGATGTTTGACCTCCATGCTGACAAGTTCAGAAAATCTGGCCCTCTGGGCAATGCACCTTCGAGTAATACTTTGTTTGGGGGTGCTGCTTCCAACTCTGGACCTGTCTCTAATGCTGGTGGCCGGTCAAACTACTCTGGTTctctttcatcttcacttcctggtGCTGgaggatcagcaagagcaaaatctaacTCCGGACCATTCAATAAGCATCGAGAACAAGCAAAGTGGTCGTCCGGTCCCCAGTCTGGAGGTGTGACCCCAATGGCTCGCCAGAATTCTGGCCCTCTACCTCCAGTGCTTCCTACAACTGGGCTTATCACATCTGGCCCTCATTCTTCCGGGCCACTGAATTCGTCTGGTGCTCCAAGAAGAAAAGTATCTGGATCTCTTGATTCTGCTGCGTCAATGAAGGTGCAGGCTACATCACTTGCTCACAACCAGGCTGTTACTACTCTCACCACCGAAAGTAGTTTCTCAGTTAAGGGAAGCATTTCGAAGTTGGTACTCTG TGGCAGGAGAGGCGTGCTTGGGTTTGTCAATAGCTATCCTGATACTGATCTCAGAACTGCAAAAGGTGGAGAGTATGTGAAGGTTACAGGG GTTGTTACGTGTGGAAATTTCCCACTGCAGTCTTCATTTCAAAGGATTCCGAGATGTGTGTACACTTCAACTAGGCTGTATGAGTATAGGGGCTGGGATTCAAAAACTGCAAACCCCAAGCATCGCCGGTTTACCTGGGGATTACAGACAGCAGAG CGCTTTGCGGTAGATTTCTACATTTCAGATTTTCAATCTGGGCTTCGAGCATTGGTAAGAACAGGAAGTGGTGCACGGGTGACACCATATGTCGATGAACCGGTAGTAATTGACATCAATCCCGAGAACAAGAACATGTCTCCTGAATTTCTAAGATGGCTACGAGAAAGGAACCTCTCAAGTGATGGTCGGAAAATGCGCCTAAAAGAAGG ATACATCAAGGAAGGAAGCACTGTGAGTGTGATGGGGGTTGTTCAAAAGAGCGGGAGCATGTTGATGATAGTACCTCCACCGGAgcctgtttcatctggttgcctgtGGGGGAAGTGCCTATTCCCATCGAACCTTGACGGACTAGTCTTGAGATGTGAAGATACTTCAGACATGGATGTCATACCAGTATAG